The genomic DNA TCTCCGATTGGCGTTGCAGCTCGAAACCCAGCGCCTGGGTCCAAAAGTGGATGGATTCGTCCAAGGAGGAAACCGTAAAGCCGGCGTGATCAACGCCAACGCGGTGCGTCGTCTTAGTCATGGCTGCATGATCATAGGGGCCGACTCGGCATGTAGGCCGTCTTTGGGGATAGTGGTTTCATCAGGAAATCTAGGTGGCGCGGCTTGTTCGGTCAAGCGAATGCGCAATGGCGGCCTCGGCACCTTCTCCATCATCACCGGCGACAGCAGCGGCGTGTCAGCCGATATCCACGACCGGATGCCGGTTTGGCTGCAGCCTGGCCAGGTCGACGACTGGATGGCCGCCGAGCCCGACGGCGCCATGGCGATGCTGCTGGTCAGTAAGCGTTCAGCAAACTCACATTGAATTGGATGTGATTTCGAGCATTTCAGCCCCACTCACCTTAAAATCTTCCACAGTCCGTAAGAAAACTTCGAGAGATCGAGAAATAAATTTTTCGCGGTGATGCACGATGTGGAGCTGTCGCTTATGAGGCGGCAGATCATGGTTCAACAACCTCAGCTTACCTTCCGCGATTGCATCGCTCACTACCCAGTAAGACAAACAGCTGATTCCGATTCCGGAAACGACCATTCGCTTGATGGCTTCGGAGCTACCGATCCGGCGAGCGTCGCTCCAGTCGCCAAGGTAGGGAAGTAGCCATTGAAGCACCTCATCAGCAGTTCCTGAGCCGTCCTCGCGAATCAGCCAAGTAGCGGCATTGAGATCGCCTGAAGTCAGCTTTTCCTGAGCGGCAAGGGGATGATTTGAGGCTGCGATGATCACCAGTTCGTCCTCAAACCATGGACGAATCGTCAGATCGGGTTGGCGGCACGGCCCCTCAATCAGGCCGATATCAATCGAAAGCTGTGCGGCTTGCTTGGCGATATCTGCACTGTTGCCCATGATGACATCGACTTGAATGCCCGGCGCTCGCGCAGCCAAACGTTCGATCAGCAGGGGCATGATGTAATTGCCAATTGTAGTGCTGCAACCGATCCT from Stenotrophomonas sp. 169 includes the following:
- a CDS encoding LysR family transcriptional regulator, encoding MKLTLRQLDIFRSIAQLGSTTRASLSLALSQSATSAALQELEGALCIQLFDRVGRRLVLNDNGQTLLPQAIRLLEAAAQIEEGFQTDTTARMRIGCSTTIGNYIMPLLIERLAARAPGIQVDVIMGNSADIAKQAAQLSIDIGLIEGPCRQPDLTIRPWFEDELVIIAASNHPLAAQEKLTSGDLNAATWLIREDGSGTADEVLQWLLPYLGDWSDARRIGSSEAIKRMVVSGIGISCLSYWVVSDAIAEGKLRLLNHDLPPHKRQLHIVHHREKFISRSLEVFLRTVEDFKVSGAEMLEITSNSM